GATGCATCGCAGAGGTCAGCAAACCGAACAGCGGATTGCCGCTCGCCCAACCCAACAAGTCGTGAAATCTGCGATTAAGTTCCTCGAATTGATCAGAGGCTTCATGATGCCTCAATTCCGCCAGACACCCTGCCAACGCGCTGAGATCAGCGGTAGTTGCACGCTGGGCTGCATACCCTGCGACATCGGGAGCAATTGCTTCGCGCAATTCAAGCAAACCACGCAAATCGGCTTCCATGAAATGCAGAATCAATGACAAACTGCTTGCAAAATCGCCGGTCTGCGGACGGGCTACGACGGGACCTCCACCACGGCCGAGCTGGAGATGGATGACCCCTTGCAATTCCAGGAACCGCAAAGCCTCCCGCAAAGTTGCGCGCGCAACCTCGTAACGCGCGAGCATTTCATCCTCGCGCGGAAGCCTGTCACCCGGGTTATGGCGACCCGCCTCGATGTCCCGCACGATGCTTTGCGCAAGAGAAAGGGCACGCTTGGCCTTCTTCACCGCTGACATCCGCCACTCATCAGCACACCCGCACCTCTCGAATAAAAAGTATAAGGATATTAGCAAACCTTCGTTGGATCGGCACACTATCCGATGGGATTGGTGTCTGCAAGGGACTAAAAGAGTATACGATTTATTGACTGCACGAGATGTCTCCCTTAAGGATGACTGAAGGCCGATCAGGCCTGAGATGTAGAAGGAATAGTTCTTATGGACAGCCAGATCGCCGAGCCGGATGCCGCGGCGAGGATCGCGTCAATTCCGATCGAGGAAATCGACGTGGCCCGGCCAAGCCTGTTTCAGAACGATACCATCGGTCTATTTTTTGACAGGTTGCGCGCCGAAGAACCTGTCCACTACTGCCGCGAGAGCTATGTCGGCCCTTACTGGTCCATTACCAAGTTCGACGACATCATGGCGGTGGACACCAATCATAAGGTCTTCTCTTCGGAAGCGAAGCTAGGCGGAATTGCAATCCAGGACATGCATTCGGTGGAAGGCGCGCTCGAACTTGAAATGTTCATAGCGATGGACCCGCCCAAGCACGATCAGCAGCGCAAGGCGGTGACTCCGGCAGTGGCTCCGTCCAACCTGCAACTGCTCGAGCCGATCATCCGCAAGCGCGCGGGAGAGATTCTCGATGAACTCCCGATTGGCGAAGATTTCGACTGGGTGGATAAGGTTGCGATCGAGTTGACGACGATGACGCTGGCAACCTTGTTTGATTTCCCTTGGGAGGAGCGGCGCAAGCTGACGCGCTGGTCCGATGTAGCAACTGCGGCACCTGAAACCGGGATCGTCGAATCCTACGAGGCGCGGCGCGAAGAACTCATCGGTTGCGCGATGTATTTCAAGACTCTGTGGGACGAACGGATAAACGAGGAGCCGAAGAACGACCTCATCTCGATGATGGCTCATTCTCCCGCCACGCGCGACATGCCGTTCCTCGAGTTTCTCGGCAATCTTATGCTGCTGATCGTCGGTGGAAACGACACAACACGCAATTCCATCAGCGGCGGCGTGCTCGCCTTGAACCAAAGCCCGGACGAGTACGCGAAACTCGACGCGGATCCTTCGCTCATTAGCAAAATGGTTCCGGAAATCATCCGTTGGCAGACCCCCCTCACTCATATGCGCCGCACCGCGCTGGAAGATTGGGAGATCGGCGGCAAACAGATCAAGAAGGGCGACAAGGTGGTGATGTGGTACCTGTCAGGCAACCGCGACGAGAGTGCTATCGAGCGCGCGGACCAGTTCATCATCGACCGCAAAAATCCGCGCCATCACCTCTCATTCGGCTATGGCATTCACCGCTGCATGGGAAACCGGCTCGCGGAACTGCAGCTGCGGATCATCTGGGAAGAAATTCACAAGCGCTTTTCCCGGGTCGAGGTTACGGGTGAACCAGAGCGTCTTTTTTCAAACCTCGTCCGCGGAATCACCAGGCTGCCGGTGCGGCTCCGCGCCCGCTGACTCTCGAGATCGAAATGCGGAGTTCAAGATGATCAAAATTACGTTCGTGGCTAGCGATGGTGAGCGACGGGAGGTCGAAATAGAAGAAGGCGAGACAGCCAGGGAAGCGGCGCTATACAATGACGTGCCGGGTATCGATGGCGATTGCGGAGGGGTATGTGCTTGCGCGACCTGTCATGTGCATGTCGATCCCGAATGGATCGACAAGGTGGGTCGGCTTATGCATGATGGAATGGAGGCCGACCTCTTGCAGTTCGCCGAAGGCACCACTGAATACAGTCGCCTTGCCTGTCAGATTCCGATGAAGCCGATGCTGGATGGATTGGTTCTTCACCTACCCGAACAACAATACTGACGGAGGGATCCTCGTCCCCGTAGCCTACATTCTTATCTGTCTTTCCTTGATTCTTCGAGAAAACACCCATGGCCACACAAATCGAGCCCGCAACCCAGACCGACGAAGACGCCTTCCGCGCGGAAGTGCAGCAGTTTCTGGCGGACAATTTTCCCGCCGAACTCAAGGGCCAGTCGAACGCGCTGGCCGGCGTGGACGGCCCCACCAATGAAACGCCGGCGCAGACCAAGTGGC
This genomic window from Qipengyuania sp. HL-TH1 contains:
- a CDS encoding FadR/GntR family transcriptional regulator, which produces MSAVKKAKRALSLAQSIVRDIEAGRHNPGDRLPREDEMLARYEVARATLREALRFLELQGVIHLQLGRGGGPVVARPQTGDFASSLSLILHFMEADLRGLLELREAIAPDVAGYAAQRATTADLSALAGCLAELRHHEASDQFEELNRRFHDLLGWASGNPLFGLLTSAMHLLTREFSHSLGYSAQERAVQMKFLVRVLEAVRTGDSAAARQAMSRLVAGSAVYLSERSPELVSQRVRWGQL
- a CDS encoding cytochrome P450; its protein translation is MDSQIAEPDAAARIASIPIEEIDVARPSLFQNDTIGLFFDRLRAEEPVHYCRESYVGPYWSITKFDDIMAVDTNHKVFSSEAKLGGIAIQDMHSVEGALELEMFIAMDPPKHDQQRKAVTPAVAPSNLQLLEPIIRKRAGEILDELPIGEDFDWVDKVAIELTTMTLATLFDFPWEERRKLTRWSDVATAAPETGIVESYEARREELIGCAMYFKTLWDERINEEPKNDLISMMAHSPATRDMPFLEFLGNLMLLIVGGNDTTRNSISGGVLALNQSPDEYAKLDADPSLISKMVPEIIRWQTPLTHMRRTALEDWEIGGKQIKKGDKVVMWYLSGNRDESAIERADQFIIDRKNPRHHLSFGYGIHRCMGNRLAELQLRIIWEEIHKRFSRVEVTGEPERLFSNLVRGITRLPVRLRAR
- a CDS encoding 2Fe-2S iron-sulfur cluster-binding protein — translated: MIKITFVASDGERREVEIEEGETAREAALYNDVPGIDGDCGGVCACATCHVHVDPEWIDKVGRLMHDGMEADLLQFAEGTTEYSRLACQIPMKPMLDGLVLHLPEQQY